The Malus domestica chromosome 13, GDT2T_hap1 genome includes a window with the following:
- the LOC139190763 gene encoding uncharacterized mitochondrial protein AtMg00810-like: protein MTQPPGFSDPYYPAHVCRLHKSLYGLKQAPRAWNDRFTLFLPSLGFLSTYSDPSLFVKHVGKSVVILLLYVDDILITGSDSAAIDITIRALTKEFDIKDLGALHYFLGIQITQTSSGMFLSQSKYVADLLGKANMVHSKPCTTPCLPYNRLVKDDGHPFNNPSLYRSIVGALQYLTFTRPDIAFSVHQVCQFMHCPMDSHYAAVKQILRYLQGTIDFGIQFSKGDLDLHAFSDADWAGDPNDRRSTTGLVVYIGPNPISWSSKKQNTVSRSSTEAEYRALSSTAAEIDWITQLLQFMQIEVSGPTTLFCDNLSTIALAYNPVMHHRTKHIEVDVHFIRERVAKKLLQVQFVSSNDQFADILTKGLSTHLFRTHCYNLRVGKPHSEIEGRC, encoded by the coding sequence TACTATCCTGCACATGTTTGCCGACTACACAAGTCTTTGtatgggttaaaacaagccCCAAGGGCATGGAATGACAGGTTTACCTTATTTCTTCCTTCTCTGGGATTCCTTTCCACATATTCTGATCCCTCATTGTTTGTTAAACATGTTGGCAAGTCTGTGGTTATCCTACtcctttatgttgatgatatcctCATCACAGGTAGTGATTCAGCTGCTATTGATATCACTATTCGGGCTTTGACCAAAGAATTTGATATTAAAGATCTTGGTGCTCTCCATTATTTTCTTGGGATTCAGATCACACAGACTTCTAGTGGGATGTTTTTGTCTCAGTCTAAATATGTGGCAGATTTGTTGGGAAAAGCAAATATGGTTCATTCTAAACCGTGCACTACTCCTTGCTTACCATATAACAGATTGGTAAAAGATGATGGACATCCTTTCAATAATCCATCTTTATATAGAAGCATTGTAGGTGCTCTGCAATACCTTACTTTTACCAGACCTGATATCGCATTCTCTGTTCATCAagtttgtcaatttatgcattgcCCTATGGACTCACACTATGCTGCTGTGAAACAAATTCTCCGGTATTTGCAAGGTACTATTGATTTTGGTATTCAGTTTAGCAAAGGGGATTTGGATCTTCATGCTTTTAGCGATGCAGACTGGGCAGGTGACCCAAATGACCGTAGATCTACAACAGGATTGGTTGTGTATATCGGACCAAATCCTATTTCTTGGTCATCCAAGAAACAAAACACAGTCTCTCGATCatctacagaggctgaatatcgaGCACTCTCAAGTACTGCTGCTGAAATCGATTGGATCACACAATTACTTCAGTTTATGCAGATTGAGGTTTCTGGTCCAACAACTTTATTCTGTGACAATCTTTCTACCATTGCTCTTGCTTACAATCCTGTCATGCATCATCGCACTAAACATATTGAAGTCGATGTCCACTTCATCCGAGAGAGAGTTGCCAAGAAGCTACTACAAGTGCAATTCGTTTCATCCAATGACCAATTTGCCGATATTCTTACAAAGGGACTCTCTACTCATTTGTTCCGCACACATTGCTACAATCTCAGAGTTGGAAAGCCTCACTCTGAGATTGAGGGACGATGTTAG